From the genome of Aricia agestis chromosome 9, ilAriAges1.1, whole genome shotgun sequence, one region includes:
- the LOC121730537 gene encoding monocarboxylate transporter 9-like, with protein MSKTNSFAMGTKTEKRIKLVPPDGGWGWMVLIGTGISNIFNQSMLSLFSLLYGDALESMGYSTSGAAIVLSSMLFVSNFGGPIAGAVTKLTSPRFVAVFGACCCTCGIFFSGFSTNIYHLILTYGFLLGLGLGFIQNSSFVAINSYFKERKSIAVGLAMAGTGIGQTLMPHVVRYFLEEYGFKGACILLASLSLHGIGGTMLLQPVEWHMKKVEEEVVVEEKVHLLQDSNNVSEKNKANGNAEQNKNGRRATEPSITVENGVDKSAKSVSQSYKELPIAEGLVPNEKSNGHVVEKTIPEKTLLRKIYDLFDISLLSSPRFLNIIIGTSLTVVSVQNFSLLFPLFLQKAASMNKQQTAYCMSAIASVDIVGRIVLPMLQSRFKISARMMLCLTSAWIIVVRQVMASQTDLYVLLVLSGLYGFGRSMIIVARNIAISEQCRLDQVPSAVGLGMLSMGIIVPPAGWFLGWIRDYTGSYVVCITAQNLLLVLFLVMWIPDMLYLHLQSKKIKPKETA; from the exons ATGTCTAAGACGaattcctttgcaatgggtacgAAAACAGAGAAAAGAATAAAACTAGTCCCCCCTGATGGAGGATGGGGTTGGATGGTGTTGATAGGAACTGGTATTTcaaat ATATTCAACCAGTCCATGTTGTcgttatttagtttattatacGGAGACGCGCTAGAGTCAATGGGTTACTCAACCAGTGGTGCGGCGATAGTTCTAAGTTCTATGCTGTTTGTGAGCAACTTCGGAGGACCCATAGCGGGTGCGGTGACGAAATTAACGAGCCCAAGGTTTGTCGCTGTGTTCGGAGCCTGCTGTTGTACATGTGGGATATTCTTCAGCGGTTTCTCAACAAACATCTACCATTTGATACTGACTTATGGATTCTTGCTAG GTCTAGGACTTGGTTTCATCCAGAATTCCTCGTTCGTGGCAATCAATAGTTACTTCAAGGAAAGGAAAAGTATAGCAGTGGGATTGGCCATGGCGGGGACAGGTATTGGGCAGACCCTTATGCCCCATGTCGTGCGATATTTCCTAGAAGAATACGGGTTTAAGGGGGCGTGTATACTGTTGGCGTCATTGAGTTTGCATGGG ATTGGCGGCACAATGCTGTTACAACCAGTAGAATGGCATATGAAGAAAGTCGAAGAAGAAGTAGTAGTCGAGGAAAAAGTGCATTTATTACAAGACTCTAATAATGTATCGGAGAAAAATAAGGCGAACGGAAACGccgaacaaaataaaaatggaagacGAGCCACTGAACCCTCTATTACGGTTGAAAATGGCGTGGACAAATCCGCCAAAAGTGTTTCACAAAGTTATAAAGAACTGCCAATTGCTGAGGGCTTAGTACCAAACGAAAAATCAAACG GTCATGTTGTTGAAAAAACAATTCCAGAAAAGACTCTACTTCggaaaatttatgatttatttgaTATATCACTTTTATCGAGTCCCCGGTTCTTAAACATTATTATTGGAACCTCCCTGACTGTTGTTTCAGTACAGAATTTCAGTTTACTCTTCCCGTTATTCTTGCag AAAGCAGCTTCAATGAACAAACAACAAACTGCCTATTGCATGTCAGCCATTGCGTCAGTGGATATTGTCGGCAGAATTGTTTTGCCAATGCTCCAGAGCAGATTCAAAATTTCAGCGAGAATGATGTTGTGTCTGACAAGCGCGTGGATCATAGTAGTCAGACAGG TTATGGCGAGTCAAACAGACCTGTACGTTCTTCTGGTATTATCTGGACTATACGGCTTCGGGCGAAGTATGATTATTGTGGCGAGGAACATCGCGATATCGGAGCAGTGCAGGCTGGACCAGGTACCTTCGGCTGTAGGTCTTGGCATGTTGAGCATGGGCATAATAGTTCCACCGGCGGGCTGGTTCCTCGGCTGGATCAGGGACTACACTGGCAGCTACGTGGTCTGCATCACGGCTCAGAACCTCCTACTCGTGCTATTCCTCGTTATGTGGATCCCCGACATGCTATACTTGCATCTTCAGTCCAAGAAAATAAAGCCGAAAGAGACCGCGTAG
- the LOC121730360 gene encoding uncharacterized protein LOC121730360, which translates to MLAGLPDVYKPMIMGLESSSKTITSDFVKTKLLQEVKVSESSAFFTKHKNNSSAKLKGKGPRCYNCNKYGHYKSQCTVKKSNHNGFSAVFSAHNNICEDDWYVDSGATMHMTKRSDWMYDIQPSPIQQVKVANNDVVSVQDMASGIKHQTSTPYTPEHNGLAERMNRTLVERAKCMLFEAKLQKHLWAEAVTAAAYVVNRSPSRVLSEVTPYEKWTDFRSIDC; encoded by the exons ATGCTGGCGGGACTACCAGATGTTTACAAACCCATGATTATGGGTCTGGAAAGTTCCAGCAAGACAATAACGTCAGATTTCGTGAAGACAAAACTTTTGCAGGAAGTGAAAGTTTCAGAATCTTCTGCATTTTTTACAAAGCACAAGAATAACTCCAGTGCCAAGTTAAAAGGAAAAGGCCCACGGTGCTATAACTGTAACAAATACGGGcattataaaagtcaatgcacAGTAAAAAAGTCAAATCATAATGGTTTTTCAGCAGTTTTTTCAGCCCACAACAATATATGTGAGGACGATTGGTATGTTGACTCCGGAGCCACAATGCACATGACAAAACGTTCTGACTGGATGTATGACATACAACCTTCTCCGATTCAACAAGTAAAGGTGGCTAATAATGATGTTGTCTCCGTGCAAGATATGG CTTCCGGCATCAAACATCAGACCAGCACACCGTACACTCCTGAGCACAACGGTTTAGCTGAGCGCATGAACCGGACGTTGGTTGAACGTGCAAAATGCATGTTATTTGAAGCAAAGCTGCAAAAACATTTGTGGGCAGAAGCAGTCACAGCTGCGGCCTATGTTGTCAACCGATCACCTTCACGGGTTTTGAGCGAGGTAACCCCGTATGAAAAATGGACGG ATTTCAGATCCATTGACTGCTGA
- the LOC121730690 gene encoding secreted RxLR effector protein 161-like, with amino-acid sequence MLSKYNNKPETSHWLALKRVMRYLKGTEDCKMTFKQDLDENMTHGFCDADWASSEDDRRSCTGYSFMFQGGTISWNSKRQPTVALSTTEAEYMSLSSCVQEAMWLKQLQECFWPELKHQAMIIYSDNQSSIKLSGTDGYHSRTKHIDVRHHFVRDKVMEGHIDVQYVQTDMMVADALTKATPYRKLRYCASKMGLMF; translated from the coding sequence ATGTTgagtaaatataataacaagCCTGAGACATCACATTGGCTAGCTTTGAAACGAGTCATGCGCTATTTAAAAGGCACTGAAGATTGTAAAATGACTTTTAAACAAGATTTAGATGAGAACATGACTCATGGTTTCTGTGATGCAGACTGGGCCAGCTCAGAAGATGACCGACGTTCCTGCACTGGTTATTCTTTTATGTTTCAGGGAGGAACAATTTCCTGGAATTCTAAACGTCAGCCTACTGTGGCTCTGTCTACCACTGAGGCAGAGTATATGTCGTTGTCGTCGTGTGTGCAAGAGGCTATGTGGTTAAAACAGCTTCAAGAATGTTTTTGGCCGGAGCTCAAACATCAAGCAATGATAATCTACAGCGATAATCAGAGTTCTATAAAACTTTCAGGTACTGATGGTTATCATTCCAGGACCAAGCACATAGATGTCAGGCACCATTTTGTGCGTGATAAAGTTATGGAAGGACACATTGATGTGCAGTATGTACAGACGGACATGATGGTAGCTGATGCGCTCACCAAGGCAACACCATATAGAAAACTGAGATATTGTGCGTCCAAGATGGGATTGATGTTTTAG